A stretch of Mustela nigripes isolate SB6536 chromosome 6, MUSNIG.SB6536, whole genome shotgun sequence DNA encodes these proteins:
- the FGFR1OP2 gene encoding FGFR1 oncogene partner 2 isoform X1: protein MSCTIEKALADAKALVERLRDHDDAAESLIEQTTALNKRVEAMKQYQEEIQELNEVARHRPRSTLVMGIQQENRQIRELQQENKELRTSLEEHQSALELIMSKYREQMFRLLMASKKDDPGIITKLKEQHSKIDMVHRNSSEGFFLDASRHIFEASQHGLERRHLEANQNELQAHVDQITEMAAVMRKAIEIDEQQGCKEQERIFQLEQENKGLREILQITRESFLNLRKDDMSESSSLSALVTNSDLSLRKS from the exons ATGAGTTGCACAATCGAGAAGGCACTAGCTGATGCCAAAGCTCTTGTTGAAAGATTGAGAGATCATGACGATGCAGCAGAATCTCTGATTGAGCAAACCACAGCTCTCAATAAGCGAGTAGAAGCGATGAAGcag TATCAGGAAGAAATTCAAGAACTTAATGAAGTTGCAAGGCATCGGCCACGGTCCACATTAGTTATGGGAATCCAGcaagaaaacagacaaattaGAGAACTGCAACAAGAGAACAAAG AATTACGTACATCCCTGGAAGAACATCAGTCTGCCTTGGAACTTATAATGAGCAAGTATCGAGAGCAAATGTTTAGACTGCTAATGGCCAGCAAAAAAGATGATCCGGGTATAATAACGAAGTTAAAAGAACAGCACTCCAAG ATTGACATGGTACATCGTAACAGCTCCGAAGGATTCTTCCTTGATGCATCTCGACACATCTTTGAAGCATCTCAACATGGACTGGAGAGGAGGCACTTGGAAGCAAATCAGAAT GAATTACAAGCACATGTTGATCAGATAACGGAAATGGCAGCAGTAATGAGGAAAGCTATTGAAATTGACGAGCAACAGGGTTGCAAGGAACAGGAGCGAATATTTCAACTTGAA CAAGAAAACAAAGGCTTGAGAGAGATCCTTCAAATAACTCGAGAATCATTTCTGAACCTTAGGAAGGATGATATGTCTGAAAGTTCATCTTTGTCAGCATTAGTGACCAATAGTGACCTGAGTCTGAGGAAGAGCTGA
- the FGFR1OP2 gene encoding FGFR1 oncogene partner 2 isoform X2, whose translation MSCTIEKALADAKALVERLRDHDDAAESLIEQTTALNKRVEAMKQYQEEIQELNEVARHRPRSTLVMGIQQENRQIRELQQENKELRTSLEEHQSALELIMSKYREQMFRLLMASKKDDPGIITKLKEQHSKELQAHVDQITEMAAVMRKAIEIDEQQGCKEQERIFQLEQENKGLREILQITRESFLNLRKDDMSESSSLSALVTNSDLSLRKS comes from the exons ATGAGTTGCACAATCGAGAAGGCACTAGCTGATGCCAAAGCTCTTGTTGAAAGATTGAGAGATCATGACGATGCAGCAGAATCTCTGATTGAGCAAACCACAGCTCTCAATAAGCGAGTAGAAGCGATGAAGcag TATCAGGAAGAAATTCAAGAACTTAATGAAGTTGCAAGGCATCGGCCACGGTCCACATTAGTTATGGGAATCCAGcaagaaaacagacaaattaGAGAACTGCAACAAGAGAACAAAG AATTACGTACATCCCTGGAAGAACATCAGTCTGCCTTGGAACTTATAATGAGCAAGTATCGAGAGCAAATGTTTAGACTGCTAATGGCCAGCAAAAAAGATGATCCGGGTATAATAACGAAGTTAAAAGAACAGCACTCCAAG GAATTACAAGCACATGTTGATCAGATAACGGAAATGGCAGCAGTAATGAGGAAAGCTATTGAAATTGACGAGCAACAGGGTTGCAAGGAACAGGAGCGAATATTTCAACTTGAA CAAGAAAACAAAGGCTTGAGAGAGATCCTTCAAATAACTCGAGAATCATTTCTGAACCTTAGGAAGGATGATATGTCTGAAAGTTCATCTTTGTCAGCATTAGTGACCAATAGTGACCTGAGTCTGAGGAAGAGCTGA